The following is a genomic window from Streptomyces chrestomyceticus JCM 4735.
GCCTCGGCGGCGTCGAAACGCTCGCCGGTGAGGTAGTAGCGGGCGGCGGCCCGCGGGTCCATACGGGGCAGCAGCGGCATGGAGATGACGGCGGGCGCGAGGCCGAGGCGGGCCTCCGTGAAGGCGAAGCTGGCGCCGGGGCCCGCCACGGACAGGTCGCAGGCGCCGAGGAGGCCGAGACCGCCGGCCCGTACATGGCCGGTGACCTTGGCGACGACGGGCTTGGGCAGTTCGATGACGGCGCGCAGGAGCCGGACGAGCCCGAGCGGCCCGGAATCGGACGCGCCGGTTCCGGCAACAGCCTCCTCCGCCCTCCCCGCCTCCTCCGTCGCCTCCGACAGATCGGCCCCGCGCAGAACGTCGTCCCCGTGTGCGTGAGCAGCACCGCCCGGGTGTCGTCACTGGCGGCCGCGGCCGCCAGCGCCGCGTGGAGTTCGGCCACCAGGCGCCGGGAGAGCGCGTTGCGGTTGTGCGGGGAGTCGAGGGTGAGGGTGGTGACGCCCCGCTCGTGGGCATGCCGTACCAAGGGTGCGGCAGCGGGCGAGGCGTCCGGGGTGGCGTCCGGCGTGGCATCGGTCATGAGGCCGTGGAACTCCTTTCCCTGGCGCGCAGTTCGCGCCGCAGGATCTTGCCGGTGGCGGCGCGTGGCACGGTGTCCGTGAACTCCACCCGCCGTACTTTCTTGTACGGGGCGACCTGTCCGGCAACGTACGTGATGACGTCGTCCTCGGTGAGCCGGGCCCCCTGTTCGCCGGGCCGCCGTACGACGTACGCCTTGGGGATCTCGTTGCCGTCCGCGTCGCTGACGCCGATCACCGCGGCGTCCGCGATGCCCTCGTGGGCGAGCAGCACCGCTTCGAGGTCGGCCGGGGCGACCTGGTAGCCCTTGTACTTGATCAGCTCCTTGACGCGGTCCACGACGTACAGCCAGCCGTCCGCGTCCACCTGCCCGATGTCGCCGGTGTGCAGCCAGCCGTCGGCATCGATCAGCGCGTCGGTCTCCGCCGGGCGCCCGAGGTAGCCCTTCATGACCTGCGGGCCGCGGATGAGGATCTCACCGCTCTCACCGGTGCCGAGATCCTTGTCGGCGTCCAGACAGCGGATGCGCATCTCGGTGCTCGGCAGCAGCCTGCCGACCGTGCCGGGCGGCACGTCGGCGGCACCGAGCGGTACGACATGGGTACCGGGCGACAGCTCGGTCATCCCGTACGCCTGCATGACGGGCGGAATGCCCAGACGGCGGGCGCAGGTGTCGGCGAGGCGGGCGTCCAGCGGGGCGGCCGCGCTGACGACGTAGTCGAGCGAGGACAGGTCGTACTGGGCGACGGACGGGTGCTTGGCCAGGGCCAGGACGATGGGCGGAGCCACGTACACCGCGTTGACCCGGTACTTCTCGATCGCGCGCAGGAAGTGTTCGAGGTCGAAGCGGGGCAGCACGACGACGGTGGAACCGTTGCGCAGCGGGGCGTTCATCAGGGACGTCAGCCCGTAGATGTGAAAGAACGGCAGCACCGCCAGCACACGGTCGCCGGGACCGCTGGTGATCAGCCGGTCGAGCTGGACGAGGTTGGTGGCGATGGACCGGTGGGTGAGCATGACCCCTTTGGGTGTCCCGGTGGTGCCGGAGGAGTACGGCAGGACGGCCACGTCCCGCGCCGGGTCGACGGGGACGGCGGGTTCGGGCGCGGTGGAGGCGAGCATGTCGCGTACGGAGCGGTGGCCCACGGCGCCGTCGCAGACGAACACCTCGGTGATGCCGCCCGCCTGCTCGGCGGCGCTGCGGGCCGTCTCCAGCAGCGGCGAGACGGTGACGATCCAGCTCGCGCCGGAGTCGCGCAACTGCTGGGCGAACTCGCCGGAGGTGGCCAGGGGGTGGACGGTGGTGACGGCCGCGCCGCAGCGCGAGGCGGCGTAGAAGACGGCCGGGTAGGCGATGGTGTTGGGGCTGTGCAGGGCGA
Proteins encoded in this region:
- a CDS encoding 4-coumarate--CoA ligase family protein, coding for MVFHSQYADVAPVDLPIHEAVLGRSAVEHAALPALIDGQDGTTVSYAELDGATRRIAAALADAGVRAGDVLALHSPNTIAYPAVFYAASRCGAAVTTVHPLATSGEFAQQLRDSGASWIVTVSPLLETARSAAEQAGGITEVFVCDGAVGHRSVRDMLASTAPEPAVPVDPARDVAVLPYSSGTTGTPKGVMLTHRSIATNLVQLDRLITSGPGDRVLAVLPFFHIYGLTSLMNAPLRNGSTVVVLPRFDLEHFLRAIEKYRVNAVYVAPPIVLALAKHPSVAQYDLSSLDYVVSAAAPLDARLADTCARRLGIPPVMQAYGMTELSPGTHVVPLGAADVPPGTVGRLLPSTEMRIRCLDADKDLGTGESGEILIRGPQVMKGYLGRPAETDALIDADGWLHTGDIGQVDADGWLYVVDRVKELIKYKGYQVAPADLEAVLLAHEGIADAAVIGVSDADGNEIPKAYVVRRPGEQGARLTEDDVITYVAGQVAPYKKVRRVEFTDTVPRAATGKILRRELRARERSSTAS